In Jejubacter calystegiae, the following are encoded in one genomic region:
- the rpsR gene encoding 30S ribosomal protein S18, protein MARYFRRRKFCRFTAEGVQEIDYKDIATLKNYITESGKIVPSRITGTRAKYQRQLARAIKRARYLSLLPYTDRHQ, encoded by the coding sequence ATGGCACGTTATTTCCGTCGTCGCAAGTTCTGCCGTTTCACCGCGGAAGGCGTTCAAGAGATCGACTATAAAGATATCGCAACGCTGAAAAACTACATCACCGAAAGCGGTAAGATTGTCCCGAGCCGTATCACCGGTACCCGTGCAAAATACCAGCGTCAGCTGGCTCGTGCTATCAAGCGCGCGCGCTACCTGTCTCTGCTGCCGTACACTGATCGTCATCAGTAA
- the rpsF gene encoding 30S ribosomal protein S6 has product MRHYEIVFMVHPDQSEQVPGMIERYTGVITGAEGQIHRLEDWGRRQLAYPINKLHKAHYVLLNVEAPQEAIDELETSFRFNDAVIRSMVMRTKQAVTEASPMVKAKDERREQRREESASTSDNAEASNAGDSEE; this is encoded by the coding sequence ATGCGTCATTACGAAATCGTTTTTATGGTCCATCCTGACCAGAGCGAACAGGTTCCGGGCATGATCGAGCGTTACACCGGTGTTATCACTGGTGCTGAAGGCCAGATCCATCGTCTGGAAGACTGGGGCCGTCGTCAGCTGGCTTATCCGATCAACAAACTGCACAAAGCACACTACGTTCTGCTGAACGTGGAAGCTCCGCAGGAAGCGATCGATGAGCTGGAAACCAGCTTCCGCTTCAACGATGCCGTTATCCGCAGCATGGTCATGCGTACCAAGCAGGCTGTGACTGAAGCTTCCCCGATGGTTAAAGCGAAAGATGAGCGTCGCGAACAGCGTCGTGAAGAGAGCGCTTCTACCAGCGACAACGCTGAAGCCTCTAATGCTGGGGATTCTGAAGAGTAA
- the bsmA gene encoding biofilm peroxide resistance protein BsmA, whose product MFIRWSASVLLALSLTACSVLQGTPQPPPPVSDHPQQIQRYQTQGLQRIGSASVIVRGAPSDGEAAIYNKAVAAGADFYVIVMNDETVVPGQWHVQATLYRDPGHVPFA is encoded by the coding sequence ATGTTTATACGATGGTCTGCATCCGTGCTACTGGCACTCTCTCTGACAGCCTGTTCCGTGCTTCAGGGAACGCCGCAGCCACCGCCGCCGGTAAGCGATCACCCCCAACAAATTCAGCGCTATCAGACTCAGGGGTTGCAAAGAATCGGTTCGGCGAGCGTTATCGTTCGGGGAGCCCCCTCGGACGGCGAAGCTGCCATCTATAACAAGGCCGTGGCCGCTGGCGCCGATTTCTACGTTATCGTCATGAATGATGAAACGGTGGTGCCAGGACAGTGGCACGTACAGGCGACTCTGTACCGTGATCCAGGACACGTGCCCTTTGCTTAG
- the rplI gene encoding 50S ribosomal protein L9 has translation MQVILLDKVANLGSLGDQVNVKAGYARNFLVPQGKAVLATKKNIEFFEARRAELEAKLADVLAAAEARAEKINALGSVTIASKAGDEGKLFGSIGTRDIADAVTAAGVEVAKSEVRLPEGVLRVTGEHEVSFQVHSEVFAKLNVNVVAE, from the coding sequence ATGCAAGTTATTCTGCTTGATAAAGTAGCAAACCTGGGTAGCCTGGGCGATCAGGTAAATGTTAAAGCGGGTTACGCACGTAACTTCCTGGTTCCTCAGGGCAAAGCTGTCCTGGCAACCAAAAAGAACATCGAGTTCTTTGAAGCGCGTCGCGCTGAACTGGAAGCCAAACTGGCTGACGTTCTGGCGGCCGCTGAAGCTCGCGCAGAGAAAATCAATGCGCTGGGCTCTGTGACCATCGCGTCCAAAGCGGGCGACGAAGGCAAACTGTTCGGTTCTATCGGTACTCGCGACATCGCTGATGCTGTTACCGCAGCTGGCGTTGAAGTGGCCAAGAGCGAAGTTCGTCTGCCGGAAGGCGTTCTGCGCGTTACCGGTGAGCACGAAGTTAGCTTCCAGGTACACAGCGAAGTATTCGCTAAGCTGAACGTGAACGTGGTTGCTGAATAA
- a CDS encoding LysM-like peptidoglycan-binding domain-containing protein, translated as MPKRVVNNPILARIWHAPDQVRLMDPLPPMHRRGIIIGALLIVIGILLPGSKPAPEADRDSREAQLHMNNDAPAPMPSVVNNRGSGSAQPSQPATLPTESARVQEQDESQAPIPYQNNDIEQQWRSYRVESGKTLAQVFRDHGLPPADVYAMAKVEGQGKPLSSLQQGQVVKIRQNAGGVVTGLTVEGSEQQVLFTRQPDGSFLRVR; from the coding sequence ATGCCAAAGCGAGTCGTAAACAACCCCATTCTGGCGCGGATTTGGCACGCCCCGGACCAGGTACGCCTGATGGATCCCCTACCGCCCATGCATCGCCGCGGTATTATTATTGGCGCGCTACTGATCGTTATTGGCATTCTGCTGCCGGGTTCCAAACCGGCCCCTGAAGCCGATCGCGACTCCCGCGAAGCGCAGTTGCATATGAATAATGATGCCCCTGCCCCCATGCCTTCCGTGGTAAATAACCGCGGCAGCGGATCCGCACAGCCCAGCCAGCCCGCTACGCTGCCGACGGAGTCCGCCCGGGTTCAGGAGCAGGATGAAAGCCAGGCCCCCATTCCTTATCAGAATAACGATATCGAGCAGCAGTGGCGCAGCTATCGCGTGGAGTCAGGCAAAACTCTGGCCCAGGTTTTCCGTGACCACGGACTGCCGCCAGCCGACGTTTACGCTATGGCGAAGGTTGAAGGGCAAGGCAAACCGCTAAGCAGCCTGCAACAGGGCCAGGTGGTGAAGATTCGCCAGAATGCAGGTGGCGTGGTGACCGGTCTGACGGTCGAGGGCAGCGAACAGCAGGTGCTGTTTACCCGCCAGCCGGATGGCAGCTTCCTGCGGGTACGCTAA
- the yjfP gene encoding esterase, translating to MIEIETDRLADISVLRAAPAGQANRPLPTLIFYHGFTSSKLVYSYFAVALAQAGFRVVMPDAFDHGERFSGDAEGRLGRFWQILLRNFEEFPALAAELEDRGLVAEGRLGVGGASMGGMTALGLLARHPQLRCGASLMGSGYYMTLAHTLFPPVGNVERAIAALAAYDVGHQLASLATRPLLLWHGEEDDVVPAVETLRLQQALIQQGLDGNLRCEWQQGVRHRITPEALACTVDFFGQHL from the coding sequence ATGATTGAGATTGAAACCGACCGCCTGGCGGACATAAGCGTGCTGCGCGCGGCACCTGCCGGGCAAGCAAACCGGCCGCTGCCCACCCTGATTTTTTATCATGGGTTTACCTCATCGAAACTGGTTTATAGCTATTTCGCCGTAGCGCTGGCTCAGGCGGGATTTCGGGTCGTCATGCCCGACGCTTTCGATCACGGTGAACGGTTTTCCGGGGATGCGGAAGGGCGGCTGGGTCGTTTCTGGCAGATATTGTTGCGTAACTTTGAGGAGTTTCCGGCGCTGGCCGCCGAGCTGGAAGACCGGGGGCTGGTGGCTGAAGGGCGTCTGGGCGTTGGCGGTGCCTCTATGGGAGGCATGACCGCGTTGGGCCTGCTGGCCCGTCATCCACAACTGCGCTGCGGCGCCAGCCTGATGGGTTCGGGTTACTATATGACGCTGGCGCATACGCTGTTTCCGCCCGTCGGCAACGTTGAGCGCGCCATCGCCGCGCTGGCGGCCTATGACGTGGGGCATCAACTGGCGAGCCTGGCAACGCGCCCGTTACTGCTCTGGCATGGAGAAGAGGATGACGTGGTGCCCGCCGTAGAGACGCTAAGGCTCCAGCAGGCGCTGATACAGCAAGGGCTGGACGGTAACTTGCGCTGCGAATGGCAGCAGGGCGTGCGACACCGCATCACGCCAGAAGCGCTGGCGTGCACGGTGGATTTTTTCGGGCAGCATCTGTAG
- the fklB gene encoding FKBP-type peptidyl-prolyl cis-trans isomerase, giving the protein MTTPSFESVEAQASYGIGLQVGQQLRESGLQGLLPEALLAGLRDALEGNAPAVPVDVVHRALREVHERADGVRRERQQAMAEEGQKFLEENQKKEGVSTTESGLQFRVITQGEGSIPSRQDHVRVHYTGKLIDGTVFDSSVARGEPAEFPVSGVIAGWIEALTLMPVGSKWELAIPYELAYGERGAGAAIPPFSTLVFEVELLDIL; this is encoded by the coding sequence ATGACGACCCCTTCTTTTGAAAGCGTAGAGGCGCAAGCAAGTTACGGTATTGGTTTACAGGTGGGCCAGCAGCTGCGCGAGTCCGGTTTGCAGGGTCTGCTGCCGGAAGCTCTGCTGGCTGGCCTGCGCGATGCGCTGGAAGGGAACGCACCGGCAGTACCGGTAGACGTGGTTCATCGCGCCCTGCGCGAAGTTCACGAGCGTGCGGACGGCGTACGTCGCGAGCGCCAGCAGGCCATGGCGGAGGAAGGCCAGAAATTCCTGGAAGAGAACCAGAAGAAAGAAGGCGTCAGCACCACCGAGTCTGGCCTTCAGTTCCGGGTTATCACTCAGGGCGAAGGATCTATCCCTTCCCGTCAGGATCACGTGCGCGTTCACTACACCGGTAAGCTGATTGACGGTACCGTGTTCGACAGCTCCGTCGCCCGTGGCGAACCGGCTGAATTCCCGGTAAGCGGCGTGATCGCAGGTTGGATTGAAGCGCTGACCCTGATGCCGGTCGGCTCCAAATGGGAACTGGCGATTCCTTACGAACTGGCCTACGGCGAGCGTGGCGCGGGCGCGGCTATCCCGCCGTTCAGCACCCTGGTGTTTGAAGTCGAGCTGCTGGATATCCTGTAA
- the priB gene encoding primosomal replication protein N — MANRLALSGTVCREPLRKVSPSGIPHCQFVLEHRSVQEEAGFHRQAWCRMPVIVSGQDNQAITHSITVGTHIIVHGFLSCHQARNGLNKLVLHAEQIELIDSGD; from the coding sequence ATGGCCAACCGTCTGGCGCTATCCGGTACCGTGTGTCGGGAGCCCCTTCGAAAGGTCAGTCCGTCAGGAATTCCTCACTGCCAGTTCGTGCTTGAGCATCGTTCCGTGCAGGAGGAAGCCGGTTTTCACCGGCAGGCGTGGTGCAGAATGCCGGTTATTGTTAGCGGGCAGGACAACCAGGCCATTACTCACAGTATAACGGTCGGCACGCATATTATTGTTCATGGCTTTCTCAGCTGCCATCAGGCGCGAAATGGCCTCAATAAACTGGTACTGCATGCCGAGCAGATTGAATTGATAGATTCTGGAGACTAG